In the Paenibacillus pabuli genome, one interval contains:
- a CDS encoding winged helix-turn-helix transcriptional regulator — protein sequence MKTFYCDLEITLDVIGGKWRPLILYYLIKGPKRTGELKRLIPSISQKMLVQSLRELESNNLIIRKMYNQVPPKVEYAISEMGMSLEPTLRALCDWGQDYAEKTLNKDEYRRLNVE from the coding sequence TTGAAAACTTTTTATTGTGATCTGGAGATAACCTTAGATGTCATTGGCGGAAAATGGAGACCTCTTATTCTGTATTACTTAATAAAAGGTCCTAAACGGACCGGTGAATTGAAAAGGCTCATACCATCAATTTCTCAGAAAATGTTAGTACAGTCGTTGCGGGAGTTGGAGAGTAATAATTTGATTATTAGAAAAATGTACAATCAGGTACCACCGAAAGTGGAATATGCAATATCAGAAATGGGTATGTCACTTGAACCCACTTTGCGAGCTCTTTGTGATTGGGGTCAGGATTATGCAGAGAAGACATTGAACAAGGATGAATATCGGAGATTAAATGTAGAATAG
- a CDS encoding putative quinol monooxygenase, with protein sequence MSTNNNQIILNIRFKIKPGKKETFRESLFAMISNFKSEPAFVNAIVSDDLDHSDDLVIYEIWQGTRENWIQHELNKPYRAEYESALTNLIDDRIVSWLEPVGEWGSTLTNVRR encoded by the coding sequence ATGTCAACAAACAACAATCAAATAATTCTCAATATACGTTTTAAAATTAAGCCTGGTAAGAAAGAAACTTTCCGTGAAAGTCTATTTGCGATGATTAGCAACTTCAAAAGTGAACCTGCCTTTGTCAATGCGATCGTCTCCGATGATCTTGATCATTCTGATGATCTTGTCATCTATGAGATCTGGCAAGGAACAAGAGAAAATTGGATTCAACACGAACTTAATAAACCTTATCGTGCTGAGTATGAAAGTGCACTTACCAACCTTATTGATGATAGAATTGTAAGCTGGCTTGAACCAGTCGGTGAATGGGGAAGTACACTGACGAATGTAAGACGGTAA
- a CDS encoding SDR family oxidoreductase, with amino-acid sequence MGKILITGATGNLGSRTLELLLKKVPSNQVAVLVRNPESEKMKKFVKEGIEAHQGDYFDYNSLLRAFNGVEKVMLISAQAFTDRNTQHFNVIAAAKQAGVKQVIFTSIIRRENSNLIVPEVSISDLFAEQTLKASGLAYTILRNPPYLEVMHSYFGDALKVGVRVPAGSGKVAAASLDDLAAANVAVLTQNGHENKSYTLSGSEGSSFADIAEALSEISEINIPYEAISEKEYIDTMVANGLPVLMTDFLLGWVRGINTGEFSETSGDLERLIGRKPMTYKEFFKIKSQFSK; translated from the coding sequence ATGGGTAAAATACTTATTACTGGAGCAACAGGTAATCTCGGCAGCAGGACACTAGAGCTTCTTCTAAAAAAAGTTCCGTCAAATCAGGTCGCTGTATTGGTACGTAATCCGGAATCCGAAAAAATGAAAAAGTTTGTTAAAGAAGGTATAGAAGCTCACCAGGGCGACTATTTTGATTATAACTCACTTCTGCGAGCTTTTAATGGTGTTGAAAAAGTTATGCTTATTTCCGCGCAAGCATTTACCGACCGCAATACCCAACATTTCAATGTCATCGCAGCTGCCAAACAGGCTGGTGTCAAACAAGTGATTTTCACGTCGATCATACGAAGAGAAAATTCAAATCTTATTGTGCCCGAAGTATCGATATCCGACTTATTTGCTGAACAAACACTTAAAGCATCCGGATTAGCCTATACCATTCTGCGGAATCCACCGTATCTTGAAGTCATGCATTCGTATTTCGGAGATGCGCTTAAAGTCGGCGTACGAGTACCAGCGGGTTCCGGTAAAGTAGCAGCTGCATCTCTGGACGATTTGGCGGCAGCCAACGTAGCCGTTCTCACTCAAAACGGGCACGAAAATAAGTCATATACTTTAAGTGGCAGCGAGGGAAGCTCTTTTGCAGACATCGCTGAAGCCCTCTCGGAAATTAGTGAGATAAATATCCCTTATGAGGCAATTAGCGAAAAAGAATATATAGACACTATGGTAGCGAATGGCTTGCCTGTTCTTATGACTGATTTCTTATTAGGTTGGGTGCGAGGAATCAACACTGGAGAATTCTCGGAGACGTCCGGGGATCTTGAACGTCTGATTGGCCGAAAACCAATGACATATAAGGAATTCTTTAAAATCAAATCTCAGTTTTCTAAATAA